The genome window TATGTGTATGCCCTCTGTATAGGCCTATCAGTCGGCCTATGTAGCTAAGGTTCATGGCAATATGGAACTTTGGAAAACACTGTTGATTAATCCACAATACTAAACAACGCATTAAACAATTCACACGTCGCCTTAATGTGACAGACAAATAAACGTATTTATGTAGATAAATGAGTCAGCAGCAGGTAAACTCCGCTTCTCTGAGTGCACGCGCACTCCCGCGGCCAGGGGATACAAATCCTGGCGGGGATAATTGCCTTGGCACAACACCGGCAgcaaataattttttttaaatgtcgaaatacttccaaacaacgtcaattgCGGCACTGCACTCCTTTGGATTAtaaaatggacaccttcaaagTAAGAATTTTGCAGAGTACCTGATTCTCAAGATACTTTTTGGAATCTATACCCATTTTAATATATAGGCTACACAGATAGATTCCTGCCATtagagatgagaatgggcaCATTGACATTGCATGGACTGTACTCAATTCTATATTATGGTCTTCTGTTGTATACTCAAATTCATTAAGAGTAACAAATATCTATGGGTTGGATCCTTGACCCATAGTACTTACATGGCTGTTCTGGTGGATCTGTAGCATGTGGGACTCGATAGCAACTAGCAATGCCTTGGGACCATCAGTTTGGTTTTCAAGCTTCATCTAGGACTTTGGACTTAAATCATTCATGGCACAAAACCCAAACTCCTCACAAATTACCAATATGCATTTAGTGCACAATTTGATAGTTAAATCAACTATCAACTTCCAATAAGCATTAAAATAATAAGCAAAGAGAAACAATGGAGAGAAACAAGTTAGGGAGGACGTGACACACTGGGGTTTGTAAATGTCTTTACAACACTGGACAGGCACTGGGACAACACAACACAAGGACACATTCAATATTAGGGGAAATGGTTTAATTTTGGAGACAGAGGCaaagaaacacaccacacatgaacaaacatttaccaaaaaggaaaaacaaaaaaaggacatTGACTCTTCCATCTACACACTCTGCTATGGGAAAACCGAAAGTACTACACAGGTAAAAGCAAAGCCCAAACTGAACAACAAATAATTGATATCTATTAACTAAGACATATCCACAAAAGTTGTCTAAATCCTGTTGGCCTTCTAACTATGTGGACAGCACAATACTAACATGAAACTTACCACGATTTAGAGGATCCCAACCCCCACCAAAATATATCCGAATAAAGAAGTAAGGAACACGTAGAGATCAAGTAAATTaaataaatctttttttgtGACAAAACATGCAACCAAAATTTCTTAACACCACCAAAAGGCCAAACTCAAGACCGAGTCAAGGCAAGGCCACATTGAGAGGCCAGACATTTTTTCCAATATAGATTTTTTTCTTTAATTTCCCATATAAAAAGCTCCACTGGTACAAAATACATATGAACAACCAGCTGTAGAAATTGGAAAGcctgtttttgtcttttgtttttttcaaatccCACCCAGTTCAAAAAGTTGGTAAACAGAAACTACTGTATGTTTACAGATCACACCAAGATGCACCGACTTTGGCTTTTCTCAAGACAACACAAACATCTATCAAATAATTTGTGGAACATGAACATAGTCATATCAATTATAAGACAAAGAAAATGATAGCGGAAAGAATTTCGACCAAGACGATATCTAGAGATGCAGAGCTACCACACAATTTGTCAAAAAGCACTTCAAaatatgaaaacaaaaaaagctgtgatagaaaacagagaaagaacGGTCTGTGAAGGAAGCCCCCGAAGTGAGAGATTCTACCCTGACCAATGTGTACATTGTGCTTTTATTCAGGCGTTTACTGTAACACTTTGCAATACACTTGTACAGATGATTAACATTTCATGTTTTGTGCATGCCAAATATCTAAAAGATGTTACAAGAAACTGTCAACCAACACTTTAACTAATAATGGTAGTAATATGGCACACAACCTTGGTTTTGGTTGTACAAAGGCTGTCTTTATGAACATATGAAGAACTATCATATAACTCCACATTTTACTACATACATTGTCTGTGGCTGTACTGCAAAGTGTTATATCAACTTAGTCCACTCACTAACAAAAAGGTTAGCCTTTCAAAAGATGTGGGTTATTTATTGGGTATCTACATAGGTTTAGCCAATTTGTTCAATTCAGTACATCACATCACATTTACCattaactcacacacaacacaaagtaGGGGGAAAACAACATCAGCAGGAGCTAGGAGCTTTCTTGACACTGGCATCGATATGATAAACAATTAGGAACAAAGGAAACTAACTGCAGCAATCTAGTCTCTAAACCAAGGCCTAATAGTTTCTGTGTAGGCAGTTTCTAGACGTATATGGCACTTTGAATATTGTATTGCATTTGGATATAAAACACACCACAAAAAGCACATGCCCATGTAAAAGTAAAACTAGTGGTACCGTAGTAATCTGGGATGCAAACTTTACAAAAGTGAACATTTGTGCTTGTGCCTTTCCTCCAACTAAACCAAGCAAGTTAAAGCATCGTCAGGTGCTTATCAAAGCTTTAACCTGTACCATTTTGTGACCAAAAAAAGGTGGTTCAACGATAACAATTGTGCATTTTGTCTTTTCATTCCTAATCCAAATGAGAATACATCAAAACAAACTACAATAAGACCCTGAGTTGACAACTTTTTAGCGCCATCAGGTACACACTTTTAGGGAACCTGTCTGAGGGAGTATAGGGTGGTCATAATGATTAGGACTGTTATATATCTCTGTAAACTGAAACAGTAATATACCCCAATAAGAGCACACAGAGTAAACTGTAAGCGGAAACTGGAATGCTTTTGTAAACCAACACTGTTTCAGCGGATTTAACAGTGTTAACACATGTACTGTGAGTGTTTCAAAACGAGGAAAATCTGTGTGCAAAAAAGGTTCCGTTTATGCGTCTCCTGTATCGACCCTACAACCCGTTTGTGTCATGTCCAAGTGATCTCTCACATTCAGGGGCTCCCAAAAATATTGTTGCACAagaaaagtgtttgtgtgtgggtgggtgtaatGGAGTGGTAGAATTTGGGCATCAAAACACGAGTTTGACACATGGGCACTTTTAACAACAAAAATCATAGTCTGTCATCTGTGTTTACAGATATTGTAAATCATTTTCTTTCAATGAGGCATCTATACCAAACAAAACTGAAATATCCATTAATTAAGATGTTGACAAGAAATTTACAAAATATTCAACAAGACGTACCGTAGGAATTTAACACTAGATTTaactgtttttttcttcctttccttcAAAAATGAATTTGTTAAAAAACCAACAACTGGTGAAACAATATCGCAGAAGTTAAAATAACGAATCCAGAAAATAGTGAAATAAGTATGCAATTACATCACTACCAACGACAAACATTTTAGttgagcttttttttttttaaaggctgtGTTGATCAAGCAAACCAGTCCTCTTAAAAAGTGATACAATTAAGACCCCAACATAGATGACATTACAATGTAATCTACAAAAAACCCCAAAGTTTGCCTGGGTTTCCATTACTTGTCGTTAAACTTCTATAGATTCAATGGTATAAAATATAGGTAATCTAAGTGTGCATTTAAACCACAGATTGTCTATTTGTGAATCAGTTCTAAAAAAGTTGACTCATGTAGGTAGTAATTTCCCTAGACGGAGCAAATCTACCTCTTATTGTGCCATCAATATTTTGCAAAAGAAAAAAGGGTAAATACACTGTATATTTTCtttaatggaaaaaaaacaagatacGCTTTTAAGCAGCTTCAGGGAAAAACTTTACACAGCCTGCAAAATGTAAAAACCCTTTACAGAGCACTGAGGGGTATTCAGATTAGACTTtccaaagtgtgtgtttgagagtggtcTATAGCATTTGTTTCAGAAGCCAACATATTGCTAATGGCACCAAGTAGCACAGCTGTGTGCCAATCCCTGTATATAACTTTCAAGTGAGCTTTACTGAGAGGTAAAAGAAAGCAACATAAAAAAACTAGCAAATTAGACATAGGAAAAAAAATCCCACAGGCTTTAAAACAATATTTCAGcattttcttaataaaaaaaataaagaacacAAAGAAATAGTCTCTTAAATGAAATGAGCGCAGGTAAGATTTCACATTGATTTGcttgacctcccccctcccacccctcattTTTATACAAGGGAAAAAAAGTTTACATGCAAAACTCAGGTTGAGCTAAGGTCAAGGGTCAGTGGGTGTGGCCAGGCGAGCTTAGAGAGACATCAGACAGATGGTGGGGATGATGAGGCCAGGAGTTTGGCTTGGCTTTCAACACCATGAGGACATGCTAGGCTAATGATGAGCAAACAGGCATGGAGATTTGTTCTATacggaaggaaaaaaaacacaaaaggagagtaggagagagaaaagagagagagaggagagaggaagttaGACAGAGCCACGGCACAAGAATCTTTCAACCATGAGGCACAACCAACAAACAATGCCAATCACCACATTGGGACAGTTGGGTATTTCCCCCACACAAAACAATACACAGGTTTTAAGGAAGTGACACCAGATGTATGGTAGAGACTTAGACATGCAAATATACTTGGCACCCAGAGAGATCCATCAGTGACCAGTCCCTTGTGGGAGACATGGGAGATGGATGGAATGATTGGAAGAATAGTTGTTAATGGTGAAATAGATGTAGCCCAGCTTGACAAAAgattgaaagaatgaaagatggaTTAAAaatagaagtagagagagagagaaaaggcataGATGGAAGAGATCCTCAAATGTTAGGTGACAAAATGGATGAATGTGACAGTGTGTCCAGACCACAGACACAAGTTCCGGGCTCTGTTAAGATGTTCCGAAGTCCTTTAAATGAATGATCCTTAGTCAACCTGTCTATTTTATACCTATAGGCAATGAAATGGTATGTAGATAAGCCCTGACGCCTGCTCCCCTTTCTCATGTCAGGCGTCACTTCCAACACTGGCTCCAGTGATAGTCATAAATAATCATATAAATTACATATTTGATACGACTAAAATTACATGATGAAAACTGAAACGAAGTGtatgtgaaaaaaaaacatggaaagAACATTGTAACCATTAAGAGTGGGTGAGTGTCCCTCCAGTGGTTGAGTGCAGGTTAAGAGTCTCGGTGGTCTTGGCTCGGGGGGGGAACTTACCCTAGCAGTGCTAAcataggagcaggggaggggagagaccccAGGGCCTCAGATCAGTAGGGTTTGCTGTCGTTCTTGGAGCGCTTCAGTTGTACCTTCAGCCTCTTCATGCCGATCTGGAAGCCGTTCATGGCCTGGATGGCGGCCTGCGCTGACACTGCATTGTCGTAGCTGACAAACCCTGCAAGGCACAGAAGAGACGGATGAGGCCGGATGTTTTCGTCGTACTTAACTCCTAACGTCTTCCAACCAAAGTCTCAAGGCAGATGCagcatacatttttgttttcttcCCCCAGTTGCGTGGATCAGTGCCTCTAATGAACACATTTCCACCCAAATGAGTGTAAATACTCATTACTAACAGTAAGGAGTCACTAATAACCCACATTATTAGATACACTCTCACAGGTGTCATCTTTCTGTAGGTGTATGGCTGAGGCCCCAATGATTGTGGAGCAACATTAAATCTATTTGCGGTATGTTATTTTAGGGCCGAATGCTTAGAGTGGAAGAGGTTAACAGTGGTTAAGTATGAAGTCAGCTGGTCTCTCCATGTTGGTATGCCAGAAGCAACAACATACCAAAGCACTTGCTCAAATTGGTCTGTTTGTCGATGAAGACTTTGGCAGAGACCACGTTTCCGAAAGGCATGAACATCTGCAGGACGTCCTGGTCTCCGAACTCCTGGGGAAGGTGGTAGATGAACAGGTTTCCCCCTTCAGGTCCTGGTAGGGCGGAGAGATGGATAATGCTTTCAAACTGATGAACGGAATGCGAGGGTATTCATGTGTATGTGGCACacacgaggaggggggggggggggggggggggggggtgcatgagAGACTCACCCTCCTTCTGGCTCCCGGCAGCACTCTGCTGCAGCAGGGACTGGCtgtagagggagggcagggcggAGGCTGTGTACTGCTGCATCCCTGAGTAGGCCTGGGTCAGGGCGTCCATGGAGCTGGCCGCAGAGCTGTTGCCCATGGAGGCTCCCAGGCCCCCGTTCATGGCTGCCATACCTGACAGCggtaaaggaggagggggggggtttcaaCATTCTGTTTAGTCCAAGAAGTGGCTAAATATGTGCTTTTGAGATAAATTTACCATTAATGTCCAGCCTTAAAGGACACGGTATGGTAGAAAGAGATGTCATGTTAATATTTAGTAAGAGGAGTTTGCGAGAGAATGCGTACCGCTGACTGAGCCAGTGAGGGCATTGAGGTTGCTGAGTCCCATAGAGGCACCGGTGAGGCTCTGCAGGGTGCCCAGAGATGCCAGGGTGTTCATGGCAGCGCCTGCATTGTGGCCTGCTGTGGTACCAGCTGCTGGGAagcacattacacacaacaagaaacacacacacagacacaacaacagAAAGCACACACGTGACAAgacagagcaacacacacacacaaagaggaacACAGAGGTTACTACTAAGTATCTGAAACAGCAGTGGGTctgagcattttttttttttaagctatACAGATGTACAGTCATCTCAGGTacacagagggggggggaggggggggggcacaaggCCAAGGCGTAGCCAACACCACTAAACCAAAACGGGTGGGGACGAGCCTATATTTACACAGACCAAATGAGAATGAGGGGGCACTTGTGAAAAATGTAATGGGGATGATTAACTCTCATAAAAGTAAATGAGGGATGGCACAGCAGCCTGTTGGGCAAAcactggatgggagggaggggaggagtcggGGGGTGTCGTAGAGTGATGAAGGAGTGGGGGGCCTGGCTAATAAGGGGAGCCAGACAGCTAAATTACCTGGACTGGCCAGCGCTCCCAGGGCTCCTCCATTGGCTGACAGGGGgtttgaggaggaggggctgcctGAGCTCTGGGCTGCAGCCGCGGCCGCCGCTAACGTGGCTAGGTTCTGCAGCTGCAGCGGGTTCACAcctgaggagcaggaccagcagagagactgtgtatcagctggggctggggcttggaAAACGCTAGACTAGGATTGGTATGGggcttgaaggggggggggggggggggggggggcgctggcTCATGCAAAAGTGAATACCGATGTTCGGGGCATCGATTCACATTTAGACAATTCCCACATTGCATGCTGACCATTTTTCACCTTTTTATTTGCACACTTCAAAATAAAGTGCCAAACGgcaaaatacatttgtatttttcccCAACTGGCCAACTGTGTATCCCAGAATGGCAGCATAACCTAATGTGCCCATGCGCATCTCATTATTGTCAATGTGATTTTATTATTTGTTATATTTACGGTGGGCGCAAAGCACAGAGCAGCAGAGTAAGAAGgagggacaggaagtgctgatgtctgccccccccttctctcggCTCAAGCGTGACCGATAACACGAACGGGGACAGTTACTCACCCCCTAGCCTCTGCATGCCACTGAAGCTGCCTTGGTTCCCGGTTGAGGTTGCCTGCTGGAGCAACtgtaagatggagagaaaaagagaattcaaacccaagaagaagaaaaaaaatagataaaaaaaaaaaaacatattgatCTCCGTTTTGTGTGATTTGTAAGTGTGCTTGTCAACTCACGGCCAGGTACTGTGGCGTGAGGGCTCCCAGCCCAGCCAGGTTGCCCCAGGTGGAGGCGCTGTTGAGCTGTTGCATCTGCTGggccagctgctgctgcagacgccgctgctccttgtctctctgtgtgtcggcAAACTTAACCACCATAGGCGAGGTGCAGCCCtgtgggcgagggagggagggtttaaCACtcaaaaacgcacacacacgcacatgcatctGTACTTCAGCATCTCTTACGTAAGGACACAATATCTGTATGGGGCCGTTTGGGGAGCAATCATCCCCCCCTCTATGCCCTACGGGGTAGTACTCTCTCTTCTACAGATCTCCTAGTGTAGCATTCATATCCTTTgctagcacacacataggacaCTGCCATGCAGGACGAAGCCGGGCCACATTCCACACAGGGACAAGGGGCGAGGCTAAAagcactttgttttttttttttttttttttttttttttacttcagagCTCCAGGAGTCAGGgtccacacacaagcagacagatgGAAACGAGACgtataaaacaatatatatatacaaataagaCAGTCAAACGGGGACAAACTATCGGCAGACGTAAAACTAGAGAAAACAACATTCAACAAACGCGTAGCACCATAAGATCACTACCTGCCCGCCCCGACACAGCTGGATTATTGGCTAACAGGACAGACGGACATGCAGTGTCAGTGTTGTGAGTTTATAGCCAGATAGGGGACCAGGCTTGACAGGGAAAATGGCCTCTACACCAGTAGCACCTCCCATAGCATCAgacagggtgaggggtgaggggcgggggagaggaaagggtgcCACCACTTCTGGGGCCTGTTTTATATCAGGCCATCGAGTGAGTTGATTCGGTTCCTAATTAGTATTGCTTGGGTGCTTCACAGGGGAGCCTCTGGCCTGCTAGTTGTCACGTTACTCCTGCCCCACTCCCTTAAGACTCTGGACTGAATCTTTTCTCCTACCCCCTGGTAAGAAACTGGTCCACGTCTcaataggctagctagctaacacgcATCACGGAAAGGTCTCTCCAAGCCACCATTTAAAACATTCGCGAATACTTTATTGGGAGGGTTTAGGCCATTATTATTAGTCAGCAAGGCAATTCATCTTGTAGTCTTCTGGTCTAGAGACGTGATTAACTTCTGATTGCTGTTTAAAGCCAGGTGACGCTGTCCATTTGTTTGATTACATTTCAGATGTGAGCTTATCTATATCTAGATAAGAAGCTTCCTCAATGACTCATGCACTGACAACTGTAAGTCTTCTGCTCTTAGAGACTCTCTTTCATCTCAACACAAGGGGGCAGCAGAAAGCGTAGAGGGAGCAGGAgctggtgggaggggaggggagggagagaaataggtgCTAAGGGGTACAGTACCTCCATAGTCTGAGAGTGATGCATGGTTTTGATTGCATTCTGTGCCATAGCCCTGGTAGAAAATGTGACAAACGCACAGCctgtaggggaggaggggggacaataggaaaggggagaggaggaggaggagaaggagggagggacaaagaagaaacaaaacaagacaataGGTTTGGACAACTCGTTATGAACCCCAAAAAACACATTGTACAAAGAATGGCACTCCAAGCACACAGGACCGCTCTCACTGGTTAGCACATGGAGAAAGAACACAACAAGGAGAACagtcaacaacatcaacaacaacagcaacaacaacatgagCACAGTAACAGTGACTGACAGATTAGACCACATAACCAGGGAAGCTGTGGTTAGCCCTGGGTAGCTGTAGTAGATGAGGTGATTGACTAACTGGGTGGGACATGAAAAGCGCTTCAAAACGCAAcccacagacatataaaggttgAAAAGGCTATGGATGGAACTCTGATCACATCGTGTATCAATCGTGTCAGTATGGTTTTGATATTGTACTGCTTTAACAGCCAAGTTCTGGGGATGTTATCATTTGAAATGCGTGTAGCATTGGGCTCCAGCGCCAGTGCTGTTATGGCGTCTTATGCGGCACAGATAGGGAATTGCGGCAGTGTGCTAATTCTAGCCTTTGTGGAGCAtgttgagaggggggggggggggggggggggggggttggaagggGCGGTACTGAGGAGAAGAGCTGTGTCGCTGCCACCGTCTCTGCTGCCGCGGCCTGCCTGCCAGCTGAGCCCACACAACACCAGCAGCCAGGGGTTGCCAGGGCGACGGCCCATTGTTCCGGGCGGCGAGCAGaatacctcctcccccctcccccccccccccccccccccccactgggcaggagaggtaggaggaggTGAGTGACACAGTGACGCCATGATGAGGGGGTGGAATTGGAGAGTGGGCGCCCAATAGAGGGTGAATAGTGCTTGAAtgtggaaggggtgggggtagaGTAGAGGATCGAAAATAACCATGTAGTGGGCAGGCCTGATATACCAGGATAACAGTGAGTGGTGCTGAAGTATTGTGTGTAGACAGGCACACCCACCTCTGCTCAGGCCGTCAGGTCCTCGGAGGATCCGGCACTCCTCGATCTGTCCGAAGGCTGAAAACATCATCCTGACCTCGTTCTCTCCATACTTCTTCGACACCATTCCAATGAAGAGTTTTCTGTCCTCCACCGCTAAGTAAACAGATTGATAGTTGGGTTGGGTGACAGCGGAATTGCACAGGGTCTGGAGCTGTATCTAACACAAAACCTGCCACCCTCCTCATCTAGTTCAATCTCTCGCTTTGAGATTCTGTCACATTCTCATGCTCATGCCTGTGGAGCGCCAACCGTCTGAtcaccgccgccccccccccaatctccaCTTCTCTGGACTGCTTTATCATCCACTTATGCCATCGCCAGCTCCTCAGTACCTgctgtccttctctcccattCCCACCCTCCAAAGCCCTTAATCCTCGTAACCCCTGACACCGTATAGAAATTGTGTGTTGCTGCACATTTCAAGGGCCTCGCTGCCTTGGCCATCATCTAGGAGCTTGAAATAGAGACATCTTCCCCGTTCTATATCCCGTGCAAATCCCCATTTGTCTTAGGAGCGATGTCACCCTTTCCCGAGTCATTATATGGTAGTTGTCAGTCAtgtccccaaccccccccccccccccccccccgacgctTTCTTACAAACACTTCTGCTCCCCATGACCTGCCCGCCCGTTATTGGACAATAATGTCACCCACCATTTGTTTTCTCGCTGTCTGCGGGCTTCATCTGGATGGGATGATGCATCTGGAAAACAGGCAGAGGGGGCGGGGTTAACATCAGGCCACTTCTCACCGTCAACGTCGAAGACGTACGACTAGCTTTGCTCTTCCTGCTGCCCCGCCTCCTGTTACAGGCACGGCTCTCTGGGAGCAGCAACCCCCAACCATCTCCCTCCGTCCATTTCTTCTTGCTCATaagccacccctccccaccctctatCAAGTCTAGTTGCTCCCTCCATCACACTACATGGTTAAGAGTAAGCTGTGTCCACAAGCAAGAGTGGTCTCAAATCCCTTCTCGGATCCAATTTCACTCTTTTTCCTCCTCGGGATGGGTGGAGTATGGCCTTTTGATTGCAGCTATTGATTCTTCTTGTCAATATACCTCATCGCTCCAGCATCCAAACACAGATAACACAAACCAGCTGCCTTGCTTTACTGTGTGCACTGGTTGGGTGTTTTGGATTATAACAAGAGTATTTTTCCTCTGATGCATACTGGATAAGCCCAGACAGAAAAAGCGAGAGAGGGCAGAAAAAGCCccgcaaaaaaaacaaacaacaaaattcCAACTGATTCAGTATGACAATTCTCCACCTCAAGCTAATTTCCCCTGGCACTTCCTCCATGTCCCTCATAGGTGGAAGTGGAACCCCAGCAGTGGCTGCTGGTTTAGCCAGCTTCCCCTTCCATTTTCAGAGAggaaatgtatgtatgtatgtatatatacatatacctatatatctatatatctatctatatatctatatagatatctatatatctatatagatatatatcgtATATCTATATAACATAGATATAAGATATCTATGTTATGAAATGCTGAAATATCAAATATTTTTCTTGAAACGGACCGAGAAGAAACAGACAGATGGCCAGCTCTGTTTGGGGACTGGCGTCCATGGCGAGGGCGGGAGAGAGGCACAGACGGAGTAGAGAGAGCGACGGGGACGCAAGCTTTTTCCACTGACGCCGCAAGCCGCGGAGCTACAGTCATTGCCAGGGAGGCAGCATGACTGGGCAAGGTCTGGGAGGTAGCCATCACAAGACACTGTATTAAATTGCCTGATGATATTCAGTAATGTTCTGAAACGCTCAATCGTTTGTCACAAGGGTTCAATACTTACCAGCAACCTACCCTACATTTTCTCAATTTCCAATAGACTCGTCTAttgattttattgattggaaGGAGAGTAATTTGGAGTGTGCTAAGGGGGAATCGGTTTTGTGAAGGTTTAACAAGCAATTGCACTTGTTCCAGTTGACTGGACTTTAATCTCTCCATGATAAATCAGGTGAGGAATTaggagcccctctctctctgtccctctttccctctctctggtgcaagcacatacaaccacacacttCGTGTCTGGGAGCGATAGACCTTgcgctcctccccttccccactaaagaagaaaaaaatgaaatacaaatgtagATGTGCATCCATGATTCATGAGGACAAGCATGAATAATTTGTTCCACTTTACGACTCAAGGTACTGGGCTTCAGTGACTAACCTCCCTGGCAGCGGAGCACTCTTCACCTCAGCGTGTTTGGAGCTCTGGCCATGGGAGTGTGGCTATCGCTGACTTGACACTGCTGGCTTTAAGTCAGTCTTGATGGTGTCAGGCATTGTGGCTGGGAGTGAGTCTATTAAAACCTCAGCCACAGAGTAGTACAGAGGGGGCTGAAGCCGCTAAAGGCAGACAGGTCCAGAGCCGATGCTTACTCACCCCACTTAAGGTCTTTATGTTGTG of Osmerus mordax isolate fOsmMor3 chromosome 4, fOsmMor3.pri, whole genome shotgun sequence contains these proteins:
- the LOC136941413 gene encoding CUGBP Elav-like family member 2 isoform X2 is translated as MTSAYNLDFLPDRMIESRLMSSSDSVNGNGSKMNGSLEQLDQPDPDSIKMFVGQIPRSWTETELKELFEPYGAVHQINILRDRTQTPAQSKGCCFVTFYTRKAALEAQNALHNIKTLSGMHHPIQMKPADSEKTNAVEDRKLFIGMVSKKYGENEVRMMFSAFGQIEECRILRGPDGLSRGCAFVTFSTRAMAQNAIKTMHHSQTMEGCTSPMVVKFADTQRDKEQRRLQQQLAQQMQQLNSASTWGNLAGLGALTPQYLALLQQATSTGNQGSFSGMQRLGGVNPLQLQNLATLAAAAAAAQSSGSPSSSNPLSANGGALGALASPAGTTAGHNAGAAMNTLASLGTLQSLTGASMGLSNLNALTGSVSGMAAMNGGLGASMGNSSAASSMDALTQAYSGMQQYTASALPSLYSQSLLQQSAAGSQKEGPEGGNLFIYHLPQEFGDQDVLQMFMPFGNVVSAKVFIDKQTNLSKCFGFVSYDNAVSAQAAIQAMNGFQIGMKRLKVQLKRSKNDSKPY
- the LOC136941413 gene encoding CUGBP Elav-like family member 2 isoform X5, with product MTSAYNLDFLPDRMIESRLMSSSDSVNGNGSKMNGSLEQLDQPDPDSIKMFVGQIPRSWTETELKELFEPYGAVHQINILRDRTQTPAQSKGCCFVTFYTRKAALEAQNALHNIKTLSGMHHPIQMKPADSEKTNAVEDRKLFIGMVSKKYGENEVRMMFSAFGQIEECRILRGPDGLSRGCAFVTFSTRAMAQNAIKTMHHSQTMEGCTSPMVVKFADTQRDKEQRRLQQQLAQQMQQLNSASTWGNLAGLGALTPQYLALLQQATSTGNQGSFSGMQRLGAGTTAGHNAGAAMNTLASLGTLQSLTGASMGLSNLNALTGSVSGMAAMNGGLGASMGNSSAASSMDALTQAYSGMQQYTASALPSLYSQSLLQQSAAGSQKEGPEGGNLFIYHLPQEFGDQDVLQMFMPFGNVVSAKVFIDKQTNLSKCFGFVSYDNAVSAQAAIQAMNGFQIGMKRLKVQLKRSKNDSKPY
- the LOC136941413 gene encoding CUGBP Elav-like family member 2 isoform X3: MNGSLEQLDQPDPDSIKMFVGQIPRSWTETELKELFEPYGAVHQINILRDRTQTPAQSKGCCFVTFYTRKAALEAQNALHNIKTLSGMHHPIQMKPADSEKTNAVEDRKLFIGMVSKKYGENEVRMMFSAFGQIEECRILRGPDGLSRGCAFVTFSTRAMAQNAIKTMHHSQTMEGCTSPMVVKFADTQRDKEQRRLQQQLAQQMQQLNSASTWGNLAGLGALTPQYLALLQQATSTGNQGSFSGMQRLGGVNPLQLQNLATLAAAAAAAQSSGSPSSSNPLSANGGALGALASPAAGTTAGHNAGAAMNTLASLGTLQSLTGASMGLSNLNALTGSVSGMAAMNGGLGASMGNSSAASSMDALTQAYSGMQQYTASALPSLYSQSLLQQSAAGSQKEGPEGGNLFIYHLPQEFGDQDVLQMFMPFGNVVSAKVFIDKQTNLSKCFGFVSYDNAVSAQAAIQAMNGFQIGMKRLKVQLKRSKNDSKPY
- the LOC136941413 gene encoding CUGBP Elav-like family member 2 isoform X1 — protein: MTSAYNLDFLPDRMIESRLMSSSDSVNGNGSKMNGSLEQLDQPDPDSIKMFVGQIPRSWTETELKELFEPYGAVHQINILRDRTQTPAQSKGCCFVTFYTRKAALEAQNALHNIKTLSGMHHPIQMKPADSEKTNAVEDRKLFIGMVSKKYGENEVRMMFSAFGQIEECRILRGPDGLSRGCAFVTFSTRAMAQNAIKTMHHSQTMEGCTSPMVVKFADTQRDKEQRRLQQQLAQQMQQLNSASTWGNLAGLGALTPQYLALLQQATSTGNQGSFSGMQRLGGVNPLQLQNLATLAAAAAAAQSSGSPSSSNPLSANGGALGALASPAAGTTAGHNAGAAMNTLASLGTLQSLTGASMGLSNLNALTGSVSGMAAMNGGLGASMGNSSAASSMDALTQAYSGMQQYTASALPSLYSQSLLQQSAAGSQKEGPEGGNLFIYHLPQEFGDQDVLQMFMPFGNVVSAKVFIDKQTNLSKCFGFVSYDNAVSAQAAIQAMNGFQIGMKRLKVQLKRSKNDSKPY
- the LOC136941413 gene encoding CUGBP Elav-like family member 2 isoform X4 gives rise to the protein MTSAYNLDFLPDRMIESRLMSSSDSVNGNGSKMNGSLEQLDQPDPDSIKMFVGQIPRSWTETELKELFEPYGAVHQINILRDRTQTPAQSKGCCFVTFYTRKAALEAQNALHNIKTLSGMHHPIQMKPADSEKTNAVEDRKLFIGMVSKKYGENEVRMMFSAFGQIEECRILRGPDGLSRGCAFVTFSTRAMAQNAIKTMHHSQTMEGCTSPMVVKFADTQRDKEQRRLQQQLAQQMQQLNSASTWGNLAGLGALTPQYLALLQQATSTGNQGSFSGMQRLGAAGTTAGHNAGAAMNTLASLGTLQSLTGASMGLSNLNALTGSVSGMAAMNGGLGASMGNSSAASSMDALTQAYSGMQQYTASALPSLYSQSLLQQSAAGSQKEGPEGGNLFIYHLPQEFGDQDVLQMFMPFGNVVSAKVFIDKQTNLSKCFGFVSYDNAVSAQAAIQAMNGFQIGMKRLKVQLKRSKNDSKPY